One window from the genome of Oryctolagus cuniculus chromosome 1, mOryCun1.1, whole genome shotgun sequence encodes:
- the LOC127487609 gene encoding NUT family member 2G-like, whose product MIPHPGTSTSLVMLLPFPQPIHGTAPQPPWGQPPPPLLNVAFPPGSRLVLPAAIPRMPAVAGDGGCGPNGAGNVHLLLQLRTGGQPVEPLHSQTLVYNQTRISLNAPGGLCVPGQNPAPIAVPGSSLHATVPAPTMAGTQASQGGWPLGLPPPAPPPAAQLAPMVFPVNNGPPPQGADRERILPTPKAQASPDDPCNSTSVYENFRRWQHFKALARRLLPQSPDTEALSCFLIPVLRTLAQRRPTMPLEEGLRFALREWQHKSNFDRMIFYEMAEKFMEFEEEEEMQMQKLEWMKGKPCQPPLVSPALLPQGPPAPVAVQQPGCAPRKASSKALPACPVPPRHQGPQEKTPKEIPPEAVKEYMEIMDTLLGPTPLSLEPPDGHPEEDTDEVFLENEGSCPDPEMLSYIDHLCSQVDFVTKVEAIIHPRFLEELLSPDPQLDLTALSKEMEKEEGLTADQVMAKHCSLKEDGAVGATPSHGVPQLNPSNSESGPQQSAQSDNQGPRLGARAECYSWSMPSQDLQRHAVPDTPLCRPEVNAVFSGHRQCPSLGATKDARSFRGGPSVGGPHTPLDNSSENEEELPSLSFLLASQHHLLPLGFARSKASAEDLPCLGAGNPCRAPKPLSTHGRDPRGPLPHAAKSRKQALQGGQGPAKKKPCPVPQLRASGGQAQALGSVGNSQAQKRKRDHLVTRRRKKHHSAH is encoded by the exons ATGATCCCGCACCCAGGCACCTCCACGTCTCTCGTCATGCTGCTGCCCTTTCCCCAACCAATTCATGGCACTGCACCCCAGccaccctgggggcagcccccTCCGCCCCTCCTGAATGTGGCATTCCCTCCAGGCAGCCGCCTCGTACTGCCTGCTGCCATCCCCAGGATGCCCGCAGTGGCCGGAGATGGTGGCTGCGGCCCCAATGGGGCTGGGAACGTCCACCTATTACTCCAGTTGAGGACAGGAGGGCAGCCAGTGGAGCCCCTCCACTCTCAGACCTTGGTCTACAACCAAACCCGTATCAGCCTCAATGCCCCAGGGGGCCTCTGTGTGCCAGGGCAGAACCCTGCTCCCATAGCAGTGCCTGGGTCTTCCCTACATGCTACAGTGCCTGCACCTACCATGGCGGGAACTCAGGCCAGTCaggggggctggcctctgggcctccctcctccagctccaCCACCAGCTGCCCAGCTGGCCCCAATGGTCTTCCCAGTTAACAACGGGCCACCACCACAAGGGGCAGACAGGGAGCGCATCCTGCCTACTCCCAAGGCCCAAGCCTCACCAGACGACCCCTGCAACTCCACCAGCGTCTACGAGAACTTCCGGCGCTGGCAGCACTTCAAGGCCCTGGCCCGGAGGCTCCTGCCCCAGAGCCCTGACACAGAAGCTCTGTCCTGCTTCCTCAT CCCCGTGCTGCGGACCCTGGCCCAGCGGAGGCCCACCATGCCGCTGGAGGAGGGCCTGCGGTTTGCCTTGCGTGAATGGCAGCACAAGAGCAACTTCGACCGCATGATCTTCTACGAGATGGCAGAAAA GTTCATGGAgtttgaggaagaggaggagatgcAGATGCAGAAGCTGGAGTGGATGAAGGGGAAACCTTGCCAGCCCCCACTGGTCTCACCAGCACTGCTTCCTcaagggcccccagcccctgtggctgtCCAGCAGCCAG GGTGTGCCCCCAGGAAGGCCAGCTCCaaggccctgcctgcctgtccagTGCCACCCAGACACCAGGGGCCTCAGGAAAAGACACCCAAGGAGATCCCACCAGAGGCCGTGAAGGAGTACATGGAAATCATGGACACGTTGCTGGGGCCAACACCCTTGTCCTTGGAGCCTCCCGATGGCCACCCAGAAGAGGACACAGATGAAGTTTTCCTGGAGAATGAGGGGTCATGCCCGGACCCGGAAATGCTGTCCTACATTGACCATCTATGCTCCCAGGTGGATTTTGTCACCAAG GTGGAGGCCATCATTCACCCCAGATTCCTGGAAGAACTGCTTTCCCCAGATCCACAGCTGGACCTCACGGCCCTGTCcaaggagatggagaaggaggaagggctgACTGCTGACCAG GTGATGGCGAAGCACTGCTCTTTGAAAGAGGATGGGGCTGTGGGGGCAACCCCCAGTCATGGTGTGCCCCAACTGAACCCCAGCAATTCTGAATCTGGACCCCAACAAAGTGCGCAGAGTGACAACCAGGGCCCCCGccttggggccagagctgagtgCTACTCCTGGTCCATGCCTTCCCAAGACCTGCAGAGACATGCTGTCCCAGACACCCCCCTGTGCAGGCCTGAGGTTAATGCTGTCTTTAGTGGACATCGGCAGTGTCCCTCACTGGGGGCCACCAAAGATGCCAGGAGTTTCAGAGGAGGACCCTCTGTTGGGGGCCCGCACACACCATTGGACAACTCCAGTGAGAACGAGGAGGAACTTCCcagtctctccttcctcctggcctcccagcaccacctgctgcccttgGGCTTTGCACGGAGCAAGGCCTCTGCTGAAGACCTGCCCTGCCTTGGAGCTGGGAATCCTTGCAGAGCACCAAAACCCCTGTCTACCCACGGAAGGGACCCTAGGGGTCCCCTCCCACATGCTGCAAAGTCCAGGAAGCAAGCTCtgcagggaggccagggccctGCAAAAAAGAAGCCCTGCCCAGTGCCTCAGCTCAGGGCTTCGGGAGGGCAGGCCCAGGCTCTGGGCTCTGTGGGAAACTCCCAGGCTCAGAAGAGGAAACGTGACCACTTGGtcaccaggaggaggaagaagcaccaTTCAGCCCACTAG